The Erigeron canadensis isolate Cc75 chromosome 1, C_canadensis_v1, whole genome shotgun sequence genome segment TACCTTTGAGTATCATTCATATTATTTGGTTTACAATCATTTTGTGTTAGTGTGTTACTGAATAGATTACTACCAGTAACTTCTGTGATCAGGTATTACTTCTGTGATCAGGTATTACTGATTCAAGAAGCCAACATCAAGTCTCCTCCACGCCTCAAAGTAATCCACAACCGATATTCAAAGctaaacaaataacaaaagcTAATTTAGTATTTGGATTAAACCAACCCAAATATGATTGTGAATTGGATAAATTTATGAGATGTACCTATGACGCCAATTTTCATATCCTTGTCAGTAGGCCGAAGAATTAAATTGATGAAAACTTTATTGGCAGCATCAGGTGGGAACGAAGAGGGGTCATCATCAAATGTCCATAACCTGTTTCTAGCCAGCCTATGTGTTTCCAAGAGGTCATAGATCTGAAAACTGCATTACAAGAAGCATGTTAACGAATAAttaaataaccaaaaatcaATAGAACAAAGAAAAGGTTCAAATACCTAGGGGAAACATACAAAAATACCCCACGAATCAGCTTTTGAGGCTTGAAAATTGACTGCAAAAAGATTATAACCATAGTAATATACATGTAGAAACCAAATTATGAATATAATGAACCATAACCCCTTGTTGATGGGCAACACCTAATACCGCTAGGCCAAATTCTTGTGGAAGATATTCATCAAAGTTTGAACTACTTATATGCTTATAAATCAGTATCCATCAGCCCTGTGCCAGTCACTTTCTGGTGctcagataaaaaaaaacccattttAGCCTTAATCATGTCAGAAATTTTCTATCCAGTGTTTATATGTAATTCCCCACAAATGGATTAGTTTTCTATCCTGTTTTTTCTCATATGATTTTTGAATTGCCACCTGTAGGATAGAGTATAGTAAGATAGAGTAATTGACCTACTATTATAACCTTCTAAAATCAGAATTTGTTCACACTTCAAAGGTAGTTGAGTCACAGTTCATGAGCCACGTTTTATTGCTAGGAATTGATAAATCTATgataaatctaaaaataaaaaacaaaaaattcttATAATCCAATAGAAATCAATCTATAATAACAATATCAGGCCTAAATATATGTCAAAGCAATAAtcgaacaaaaaaaattataaaatctaCCAAGTTGCCCCGTTAATGTCATAAAAACATCCGTTTTTGCAAGTGTAGTAAGTCTGCAAAAGTTTTCGGGCAAAAAATCTACCAAGTTGCCCCGTTAATGTTGTAAAAACATCCGTTCTTGCGAGTGTAGTAAGTCTGCAAAAGTTTTCGGGCAAAAAATCTACCAAGTTGCCTTGTTAATGTCATAAAAACATCCGTTCTTGCGAGTGTAGTAAGTCTGCAAAAGTTTTCGGGCAAAATTAGGCAGTTGGGGTAAAAATTTGTTCCTTTGTCTCAAAATTTGAATGCTGATGAtataattttgaaagaaaacaaatttaaaaaatatatatttatcaacatcaaatcaatttgttttcgataatcataaaaaataattataggaAAAGAAAGGTACCTTGGAATCATCATTCTGCAAAAACTCATTCGATTTTCATACCTTCGATAAATTCACAATTGAATCCATAGTTATGAGAAGACATCGTTTTTAAGAAGAAAACAGGGGACACACGAGAGACtaagaaagagagagaggggAGAGAGAAGAGTTGTGAAGTTCTTGTATCATCATGATCGGAATTTGATTTGTTGTGTGTGCTATATATGTAAGTGATGGGTTGGTTTTCATAGACACCAAAGTAAATAGTTACAACTGCCCCATACGGTTATGGTTATAGAGAGGGGAAAAGCATGCCGAGTTATAACCGTCATTATACCTTAACTGTTTGAGCAAATTTGATATACACatgacacataggattttaGTTGTAATAATTCTTCCtaaagcatgccacataggatagtTTTAGAATAACCCAAGTAGGGatttatatagtgtatataGATACCCGAATTGTAATGGGAGTAATACAGATTTTGATTGTGAATTGTGAATTCATTTCTCTctaaaattacaaattatttcTATCAACATGCTATTTCCGTAATATCAATACACTTTATTCTCTCCACACAAAACGTTGATACACAACCATATTCCACCATCCCATGAAAAAGAACGTATATAAACCGGCAAAAACATCATGTCTTAGTCCCAGTTCTTTATGGTATCATAGTAATACAGTGACTAATGATCCAAATGGACCATGAAAAATTAAGAGTTACAACACTTGCACAACCAAATAAAAGATGACAAAACAATGTGGAACACCTGGTAACTACTTGGCTGGCTGGCATGACTGAAGACAACATTTCGGTGTCTGCAAATTGACCACTACCACATGAAACTAATGGCTGGCTGGCATGACTTGAAGAAGACAACTATTCTATGTACACAGATTACCAATCGCACCCAAGCATCTTGAGAAAAAAGACCCTTATCAGCACCCAATGTCCCAAATCCCAATGCCATCCAACTCCTGTAAGATCTTACACATCTGAATACTGCATCAGCAAGAGCACCCATGCTCTAGCATAATGTGGAGGGACAAGAAGTGCAGTGTCCTGAGTAGTGTTTTCCATATGCATATACAGACCATACATGATATGGGTCTTGTCACTTGATTAAGCTTGACATGACAGAAATCTATTCTACTGCTTAAACAACTCCCTGGATCTAGCTAAAACAACGACATCACTAATGATTAGATCAACCATCCTGGTCAATATAAGGTCAATCATAGATATTAATTCAGATGCTCCAAACTTATTATCTATTCTACTGCTTAAACTTGAAATGATGTTTCTTCTTTCTTAATATGCtatttgaacaaaaatatgAGCACTAAGGTATAGTAGTTGTATGCTTTAACTGGAAATGCAGTGATAGAATGGAATAACGATGAAAAGAATGGACGAGGTAATGGAATGAACATGCTAACTGAATGAGTTATTACCATTCCATAATCATGTTTGGTAGCCATATTGGAATTAAATGTTAATGCATAatttttggtatatatgaaTATAGATGGATGAATGGAatgaaatacatacaaatgacAATTGACCCTGCGTTTGTTGAAGTTTAATTTAATGGGATTACAAGGGAATAATGGGAATTCTAGTTTCAAGTAGGAttggaatgaaaaacaaaaggGGGGAGTGATGGGATGAAAGAAATTGAGTTTTCAAAGGAATGAGATTCCCAATGGAATTAATCATTCcattccaaaactaaaaacgaatagttttatttttattccatTAGAACAAACCATTTCATTCCAACTACGATTCCAATCAACCAAACAGGGTCCAAAAATGAGCCTGGGAATACAAATTTCTGGTCCCTAAACTTATCTATGGACTGTGGGAAAAAAACTTCTTGTAGCATATGCTATAAATGAATTAGCTACCAGGAGATATATATACCTTATCGAATGATTGAGAATGATGAGAATTGTAATTAGCaaatatttatgtaaaaatCTCCCTGCAGAAAAGAGAATGACTTTTCATTAGAAGTGGAGATGGTGCAGATGtaggaaaaacaaaatgttgacaTGTTGTGGGATCTGAAATATCACACAAGAGAGAGCCTTCTAAATCTAGATAGAAGCTCTTGtatcataattatatttatgcacaaaaaaaaaaaaccctaagaAAGAATAAACATTTGGATTATGGATTTTGAAGGTACATTTAAACTAGAGAAATAAGGAAATTGATTACTATATGAGTAAAAAACAAGACACCTAGTTCTTTAGTGAAATTTTTGACCATCCAAACTCCAAAGTAGCTGACTTTACCTCACATCGCAATCACTAGAAATAATCAGATTTAAATTTTGCTCAAGGACTAAGGCTTAAAGCTTTATCTTCCTCAACTATGCTTTTTCACTCCAAATAGGAacaatttgaaagaaataaCCAAACTATTTACCTTGGTTTCCCCGAGAAAAAGCAATTAAAACTGCCAATCTGCAGATGAATGATTGCGTACACTTCGGAAACTCCCTAGTTGAACAACCAATATCAAGCAATAAGCTGGAAAAGCCAAGGAAAGGAGCCTGAAGAACATGATGAGATCTGTTACCAAAAAGAAACATGGTGTGAAAACATGAAACATACATCTAAAACATgattaaaacacaaataaaagaaCTTTGTGGTCAACCCAGCTTTTTCGCACTAGAATCTTTCAAAAACAAACGTTCTTACCATATATGAACAGTGAGATAAGAGAGTTAAATACCATGGATTAGCTATGAATTAGAGTGAGGCAAAACATATAACAGCCAATGGGTTGGtagcccattggtaaggtcttagaCCTTAGAGGATTCCACCAGGATTTGAATCTCACatcctacatttgtaggagtgaaATATTTAGAGAGAAGGGGGGGGGGTTCGAGAGTCTTGGGTTTCATCCTCCACATATTgtccaattggatgtcactgtggtgcctcgaatgctaactactaactccctgttcataattaaaaaaaaacacatataacaAAGGTATATGATATTTGGGTTCCGGCTGACAATCAGGAAAAAAAGGTTGTACTCCCGTCTTACGACAACCAAAAAAGAGACAAGGTGATGCAACTATGGTAGCACTGAGGGAGTTTAGCTTTTTAAGGGGAGCAAACGGATGTTATTGATACACCCTTACTGTTGAGATTTGTCTAtaaagtttaaagtttaaacaacACAATTGCACAAGAAATAAGAGATACAAGTCAGTAACATGTGAAGTTGTAACCTGGGGATAGTCAGCTTATGAAGGATTACTATCTACTGAAGTGCAGCCATACAATTTTAAACGCAAAACTAGCCCACTGGATTTCACTAAACCTGGAAAAGTTATCAAGATGCAATTATGCAACATTATCCTTCTAAAAAGCAACCTGATAGAAACAGGATGGGTGCAATATTGTCATGGGTACTTACACTCCAACTCCAAGCCAAAAAATTGGTTTCTGTTTCCTAAATTGATGGTAATATGTATGTCATTAAGCTGTAATGGCTTTCAAAAGATAAGGAAAAGTACCTGTATGCTTCTGTTGCTACCAGTAATCTCCACAGGAGCAAACCCCTCCTTGAAAGTGATGGTAACGTATTGGATCTCTGATAACTATGTAGCGATTCTCCATATTTGCCAAAAGTTTAGCAAACTGATGGCAGTCTTCACATATTCTAAGGTTTTTCTTGATCCTGATGGTCTTTCCTTTTGTTAAAGCCATTAGGCCATACACAATTGCCAGCTTTTCACTGTGGTGCAAGAGTGGATCTTCCATTTGTTCCCCTTCAACATCGTGCAAGACACAATCTGTATTTGGAACATAACCCGCTTCCTTTAATCTCTGAGCATAATGGTTCAGTTGCCGTATGATCTCATCGATCTCTGGATGTGAATTATCTCTTAACATGAAGGCATGAATCTGTTTATTTACTTCGATCCAGCTACACCCTGGTTCTTTTTTGATATTAGTTCTCTTCATGGTCTTCCTCACTTGATCAGCGTCTTCCCACCTGCGAGTCTTTGCATAAACATTTGATAGTAAGACATACGTTCCTGCATCGTCAGGTTCAAGGTCTAGCACCCTCTTAGCAGCATATGCAGCTAGATCTCTGTTATCGTGAATTTTGCATGCCCCAAGCAAAGTTCTCCATGTCACCACATCTGGATCAGATCCCATGCTGTGTATCAAATCAACTGCCTCGTCTAGATTCCCGGCCCTTCCAAGTAGGTCAACCATGCAACCATAGTGCTCTCTTCCGGGTTTAATACCATAAAACTTTTCCATTGATTGAAAATACAATCTCCCCTTGTCTACCAATCCTGCATGGCTACAGGCAAACAACACCCCGAGTAGTGTAATGTAGTTGGGTTTGGTGCCCGAACGTTTCATAATCTGAAACGTCTCTAAAGCATCATGACTGAAACCGTTTTGCGCAAGACCTATAATCATGGTGCTCCAAGAGATCACATCCTTGTCCACCATCCTAGAAAACTCAAACCTAGCATCCTCCATGCTACCACACTTGCAGTACATATCAAGAAGAGCATTGCTGAGAATCAAATCCCGGTCATATTTCAACACGTGAACATGTACTTGTCTTCCCAGTTCTAACAAGGACAGCCCAGTGCAAGCTCTCAAGACACTAGTCAACGTCGCCTGATCTGCCATAAGCCCACATCTCTTCATCCGTTTAAAAAGGCTCAATGCTTCATCTCCATCGCTATtctgagcaaaggcaccaattACCGAGTTCCAAACAATCAAATCCCTCGTATCCTTCTCATCAAAAACCACCAATGCATTCTGCAGTTCACCCCACTTAGAATAATTATCAATAAGCGCACTCCTAACAAAAACATGCGAATCCAAACCCGCTTTACTGATCCCACAATGAATCTGCCTAAGACTAAATAACCCACTACAAGCTTTCAAAACCGAAGAATAAGTAAACGTATTCGGACTAACACCATCTCTAACCATAAGAACCAAAAACCTCATGGCCTCATCTTCCAAAACAGCATTAGCAAAACCCGCAATCATGGTTGTCCAAGAAACCACATTTCTctcaggcatttcatcaaacagtttCCGGGCATCATCCAACATATTAAACTTAacatacatattaataaaaatattaaccaAGAAAGTTTTCGGCTCATACCCATTTGAAAAAACATGTTTCTGAACCAATTTAGCTTCCCGAATCGCCCCACGAGCCAAACAGCACTTAACGAGCTCAGAATACGTTACAGAATCAGCCCAAATGTGATTCTCTTGCATAAAGTTTAAAGCTTTAATGGCCGATGACAGATCTTTTCGATAGCAGGAGGCCGTAAATTCATCAAGTACTGTATTGGGAGAGTGTGATTGAGAGAAAGTTGGATGGGTTTTATGATGAATTTGGAAAAAAGATTGTAATGTAACAGCAAGTGATTTGTGTTTATAAATGGAGATTGATTTCATTTATGGATACACAATTATGTAAAAAGaattataatgtattttaatatgaattggcgtagtgtgtatatatatgattgcaAAAGATGGGTTAATTAACAGAAATTTGAATGCAGTTCTTATTTATAAGGGAGCCAAACAAGTGGCTCGGGTCGGGTCACATACTCGTTAACGGTCTCgatatttttttggtatattgACATTTGGTGTAATTTGGGATTTAACTCTCCACTATGAAGTGGATTGAGACAAGGTATTCAATAACTTTGATAACTAAAATGATTGATTTTCTTAATATGTTGgtctaataatatttttaagacCATAAACAATTTTGACATGTGATATACCTAATACTTTTCATTATCaccctttttgttttttcatgtgTTTGATCTTGTGattaagaatataaataaaaggatcAATTAGTAGACTATATCATTATTCTTTTGTTAACGAAGGGACTTCAGTTTAAATCTTACATATgattgaaaaattttaaaaatttcatattggGTCAGAAGGTTTTTTCttaatgggttttttttttatatgagtgGTCTTCGCGTCTTGTACTCAAATTTTCAATCCTCGATAGGGTTCTTTTTACCCTTTCCTCACGATACGAAGTCTCTCTTTATTTAACACATAAATGAGGGAAGAGATTAACATGAAAGGCTCAAGTTGACATGTGAGATTAGATGGGTTAGTGACTTGTAACTTCctgtttaaaaaaatgtttttaactCCAAATAGATATAAATGTTTGGTAAAGCATGATAAATGCTTTTCAAATTATGCATGAGAAATGATAAATACTATAGTTTACGAAGTTATAACTAATTTGattaaatatctataatattagTGTAGTCATATCATTATGCATATAATTACAGAAAGGAAAATGACTCTAATAAAGAATAGGATGTAAATAGTggtttttttgtctttatctgTACATTgaagataaataaaagaattagcAATTATTAACCATAAAATGGATTTGGTTCAGTGGTTGTTCTCCATGCCTTGAGGGGTGGAGGTCAcgcacctttttttttttttttaaagtttctatTTAATAGTAAAGTTTTTACATTTTGGTCCtccctttgttttttttttgcttttttgtcCTTTCtgtttctattttattatttgaaccTCTAGacttatataatttgtttttttttaaaattttttgtaactatctttttttttatattatttttaaaattaatagcCTATTGATTTAATCATGACACTTGCTAATTCACCTTTTTCTCAAAGACAAGATTCGTTTTTTTATGTAATGGTCGTTTAATATATCTCGTGTAATACACGTACGGGGTTTCATTGTAGTATTTCTAGTGAACATGCAACCTTAAATGTTCATTAACTATAGGTTTTTAATCTAatttaatctaatctaatctaatcaAGATATGGCCAATGGGTTTAAACCCCAGCGGCATTCCGAAGTTCTGCAATGATACTTGGATCCTAGGAGATCAGGGGTCGAGTCTGAGCAGGCGAGGTTTTACCTCCAATGTAACGTCGTGCCTTCTGTAGCGGTTAAATTGGTGGATTTTCCCTCCTCTGTAGTCCctgacttcgtggatcggtcgctagtgaCTGTCTGCCCGAATAAATGTAACGGCTAGCCATCCCATGACacaaacgttaaaaaaaaaaaaaaaaaaaaaaaaaggaagatatGCCTAACCATAACCACGTAGCAAAATGTTCATAAAATATTCGTTAATGTATGTTTTACTTATATGTTGTAAAAAATATCATGCTTTTTGTACTTTGTAGTACATGGCTAaaattgttgtgtacatattaACTATAAAAGAATCAAACATTATGTAAAACCTACGCCTATAATGATTTTTAACAATAAACCAAACGAACCTTTggtcatctttgtcacattaaaaaattgtgttaaaaacttaaaatcgaaccaaaccaaaaaataaaatagaaataaccaCCTTAGCATGGGTTGTGGAGAGTGGGGTTAGGAAGTTACTATACAGTTTCTTCAAAAAGACCGCCCTCTTAATCAAATTGAAATATTGTGACAAGTTTTGTGATCTCAAAGACTGACTTATAAGATATACAAAGAAAATGGTGATTTTGGTTAAACTTGAACTCATGTTGTTACTCTCTATGACTCTGATTTTAGTAGCAGGAGCAACATTGAAATCGGGAGCTCATCACATT includes the following:
- the LOC122598299 gene encoding pentatricopeptide repeat-containing protein At2g03880, mitochondrial, with product MKSISIYKHKSLAVTLQSFFQIHHKTHPTFSQSHSPNTVLDEFTASCYRKDLSSAIKALNFMQENHIWADSVTYSELVKCCLARGAIREAKLVQKHVFSNGYEPKTFLVNIFINMYVKFNMLDDARKLFDEMPERNVVSWTTMIAGFANAVLEDEAMRFLVLMVRDGVSPNTFTYSSVLKACSGLFSLRQIHCGISKAGLDSHVFVRSALIDNYSKWGELQNALVVFDEKDTRDLIVWNSVIGAFAQNSDGDEALSLFKRMKRCGLMADQATLTSVLRACTGLSLLELGRQVHVHVLKYDRDLILSNALLDMYCKCGSMEDARFEFSRMVDKDVISWSTMIIGLAQNGFSHDALETFQIMKRSGTKPNYITLLGVLFACSHAGLVDKGRLYFQSMEKFYGIKPGREHYGCMVDLLGRAGNLDEAVDLIHSMGSDPDVVTWRTLLGACKIHDNRDLAAYAAKRVLDLEPDDAGTYVLLSNVYAKTRRWEDADQVRKTMKRTNIKKEPGCSWIEVNKQIHAFMLRDNSHPEIDEIIRQLNHYAQRLKEAGYVPNTDCVLHDVEGEQMEDPLLHHSEKLAIVYGLMALTKGKTIRIKKNLRICEDCHQFAKLLANMENRYIVIRDPIRYHHFQGGVCSCGDYW